One Cinclus cinclus chromosome 24, bCinCin1.1, whole genome shotgun sequence genomic window carries:
- the CBX1 gene encoding chromobox protein homolog 1 isoform X1: MSMERIWEYYLGIPGFPPAFPPGSTQTSQILHPQHPGDGTSGFVFFFIVFFKSFWGRTRDLWFFFGSEDNTWEPEENLDCPDLIAEFLQSQKTAHESEKSEGSKRKAESDTEDKGEESKPKKKKEESEKPRGFARGFEPERIIGATDSSGELMFLMKWKNSDEADLVPAKEANIKCPQVVISFYEERLTWHSYPSEDDDKKEDKN; this comes from the exons ATGAGCATGGAGAGGATCTGGGAATATtatttgggaattcctggcttcCCTCCAGCATTCCCACCTGGATCAACCCAAACATCCCAAATTCTGCATCCCCAACATCCCGGTGATGGCACATccgggtttgtttttttttttattgttttttttaaaagcttttgggGAAGAACGAGggatttgtggtttttttttggcagcGAGGACAACACCTGGGAGCCTGAGGAGAACCTGGACTGCCCGGATCTGATCGCGGAATTCCTGCAATCCCAAAAAACCGCCCACGAGAGCGAGAAATCCGAGGGCAGCAAGCGCAAGGCCGAGTCGGACACGgaggacaagggggaggagagcaagccaaagaaaaagaaggaagag TCGGAGAAACCGCGAGGCTTCGCCCGAGGCTTCGAGCCGGAGCGAATCATCGGAGCCACGGACTCCAGCGGGGAGCTGATGTTCCTGATGAAATG GAAGAATTCTGACGAGGCCGACCTGGTGCCCGCCAAGGAAGCCAACATCAAGTGCCCGCAGGTGGTGATCTCGTTCTACGAGGAAAGGTTGACATGGCACTCCTACCCCTCAGAGGACGATGACAAGAAAGAGGACAAGAACTAA
- the CBX1 gene encoding chromobox protein homolog 1 isoform X2, translating to MGKKQNKKKVEEVLEEEEEEYVVEKVLDRRVVKGKVEYLLKWKGFSDEDNTWEPEENLDCPDLIAEFLQSQKTAHESEKSEGSKRKAESDTEDKGEESKPKKKKEESEKPRGFARGFEPERIIGATDSSGELMFLMKWKNSDEADLVPAKEANIKCPQVVISFYEERLTWHSYPSEDDDKKEDKN from the exons AtgggaaaaaagcagaacaagaaaaaggtggaagaggtgctggaggaggaggaggaggagtacGTGGTGGAAAAAGTCCTGGATCGACGCGTGGTCAAGGGAAAAGTGGAATATCTGCTCAAGTGGAAGGGATTCTCTGA cGAGGACAACACCTGGGAGCCTGAGGAGAACCTGGACTGCCCGGATCTGATCGCGGAATTCCTGCAATCCCAAAAAACCGCCCACGAGAGCGAGAAATCCGAGGGCAGCAAGCGCAAGGCCGAGTCGGACACGgaggacaagggggaggagagcaagccaaagaaaaagaaggaagag TCGGAGAAACCGCGAGGCTTCGCCCGAGGCTTCGAGCCGGAGCGAATCATCGGAGCCACGGACTCCAGCGGGGAGCTGATGTTCCTGATGAAATG GAAGAATTCTGACGAGGCCGACCTGGTGCCCGCCAAGGAAGCCAACATCAAGTGCCCGCAGGTGGTGATCTCGTTCTACGAGGAAAGGTTGACATGGCACTCCTACCCCTCAGAGGACGATGACAAGAAAGAGGACAAGAACTAA